In the genome of Patescibacteria group bacterium, one region contains:
- a CDS encoding PrsW family glutamic-type intramembrane protease codes for MYTAFVISFFSGLLPVLFWLWFFDHEDKHPEPKRRVIKVFCAGMVVVLIVIPFEKLVVDYVSDTTSMIVLWAFIEEIAKFAAAYIFALRSRDNDEPIDAIMYLITAALGFAALENMLFLLNPLLEGNVQEAIITGNFRFIGATLLHITASSMIGVAMAFTFYADESRKRLYMAAGIIGAIALHTAFNLSIIGSDGNKAIYAFYTVWVALVVLLLSFEKVKQIKKPID; via the coding sequence ATGTACACAGCATTTGTTATTTCATTTTTTAGTGGACTCCTACCAGTACTTTTTTGGCTGTGGTTTTTTGACCATGAAGATAAACATCCTGAACCAAAACGCAGAGTCATAAAAGTTTTCTGTGCAGGTATGGTTGTCGTTCTTATTGTTATTCCATTTGAAAAGCTTGTAGTAGATTATGTAAGTGACACAACATCAATGATTGTCTTATGGGCATTTATTGAAGAGATTGCAAAATTTGCTGCAGCATATATATTTGCACTTCGGAGTCGTGATAATGACGAGCCAATAGATGCCATAATGTATCTAATTACTGCAGCGCTCGGTTTCGCCGCTCTTGAAAATATGCTCTTTTTGTTGAACCCATTACTTGAAGGAAATGTGCAGGAAGCAATTATCACTGGTAACTTTAGATTTATAGGAGCAACACTACTCCATATAACAGCATCAAGTATGATCGGTGTTGCTATGGCATTTACATTCTATGCAGATGAATCTCGTAAGCGATTGTATATGGCAGCTGGGATAATCGGAGCTATTGCATTGCATACCGCATTTAATTTGTCTATAATAGGAAGCGACGGAAATAAAGCAATATATGCTTTTTATACAGTATGGGTAGCCCTGGTTGTACTTCTCCTCTCGTTTGAAAAGGTAAAACAAATTAAGAAACCAATAGATTAA
- a CDS encoding Hsp20/alpha crystallin family protein gives MPKEKRSFFERLTGTVKIDRHDHDDELDFEEAPIKPGVRHIAPEPKTMHRLEQQDDWIEESAEEGQLTVDVYQTANDIIIKTIVAGVRPDDLDISISRDMVTIKGKREEVREVSEDDYFHRELYWGSFSRTVLLPEEIDVESADAQERHGLLTIKLPKVDKRRQTKLRVKSNT, from the coding sequence ATGCCAAAAGAAAAACGATCATTTTTTGAACGACTTACCGGAACAGTGAAAATTGACCGACACGATCATGATGATGAATTAGATTTTGAAGAAGCACCTATCAAACCTGGAGTTCGACATATTGCCCCTGAACCAAAAACTATGCACAGACTAGAACAACAAGACGATTGGATTGAAGAATCAGCAGAAGAAGGACAATTAACTGTTGATGTGTATCAGACAGCAAATGATATTATTATCAAAACTATTGTGGCTGGAGTGCGTCCAGATGATTTAGATATTTCTATTAGTCGAGATATGGTAACTATTAAGGGTAAACGAGAAGAAGTACGAGAAGTTTCTGAAGATGATTACTTCCATCGAGAGCTTTACTGGGGATCATTCTCACGAACAGTTCTTCTCCCTGAAGAAATTGATGTGGAATCTGCAGATGCACAAGAGCGACATGGCCTCCTCACTATCAAGCTTCCTAAGGTAGATAAGCGACGACAGACAAAATTGCGAGTAAAATCAAATACATAA
- a CDS encoding glutaredoxin family protein encodes MKNVTIYSTSVCKYCNLAKDFFKENNISYTEYNVGTDAEKRKEMVDKSGQMGVPVIAINDDVVIGFNEPILRQLLLEQTA; translated from the coding sequence ATGAAAAACGTAACAATATACTCAACATCAGTATGTAAATACTGCAATTTAGCAAAAGATTTCTTTAAGGAAAATAATATCAGTTATACAGAATACAATGTCGGAACTGATGCAGAAAAGCGAAAAGAAATGGTAGATAAAAGTGGGCAGATGGGAGTGCCGGTAATTGCAATTAATGATGATGTTGTTATCGGATTTAATGAACCAATTCTTCGACAGCTTCTCCTTGAACAAACAGCATAA
- a CDS encoding septum formation initiator family protein: protein MREFQERKKFKHILYSKTTVIVMALMVLFFARAAWGVYQKEQESAANVVRARAEMLKLKDREDLLKSELSRLNTEDGIEEEIRSKYGVTKPGEQMIIIVDQTTPTTTIMQEPEGWWDKFKNIFR from the coding sequence ATGCGGGAATTTCAAGAGCGTAAAAAATTTAAACACATACTCTACTCAAAAACCACGGTGATTGTAATGGCACTCATGGTGCTATTTTTTGCTCGTGCTGCCTGGGGTGTGTATCAAAAAGAACAAGAAAGTGCTGCAAATGTAGTACGTGCACGTGCAGAGATGCTTAAACTAAAAGATAGAGAGGATTTACTAAAAAGCGAGTTGTCGCGTCTTAATACTGAAGATGGAATTGAAGAAGAAATCCGCTCAAAATACGGAGTTACAAAGCCAGGGGAACAAATGATTATCATTGTAGATCAAACAACTCCTACAACCACAATAATGCAAGAACCAGAAGGCTGGTGGGACAAATTTAAGAATATTTTCAGATAA
- the lepA gene encoding translation elongation factor 4 codes for MDLQKIRNFSIIAHIDHGKSTLADRMLEITNTIEKRKMQEQVLDSMELERERGITIKMQPVRMKFKPTGSNEEYTLNLIDTPGHIDFSYEVSRALKAVEGSILLVDATQGVQAQTLTTLGMARDLGLKIIPVLSKIDSPLARTADVKEEISRVLNVSPEEILECSGKTGEGVQALLDEVIKRVPPPKPEYVDTLGCRALVFDFKYSNHRGVIVYVRVIDGGIRKNDGLVFTIADRKFTALEVGIFTPAETPRELLGAGEIGYIVTGIKEPGVASVGDTISSQKHPLPALGGYMNPRPVVWASLYPESQDDFPELKLALGRLKLSDSSLTYEEETSGTLGRGFRCGFLGMLHLEIITERLRREFDLNLIVTSPSITYEVKLQSGKDVIIYSPVYFPDDSEIELVREPWVAMKIIVPGDYIGPTMQLLFEHEAEIGETETFGDDRTAINSLMPLRELMRGFFDEMKSVSSGYASISYEITEMRDADVTRLDILVADEVVAAFSRVVSRRRVEEEAIKAVTRLHSVLPRQMFTTKIQGKALGRIISSETLSALKKDVTQHMYGGDITRKMKLREKQKKGKKKMLERGRGNVNIPQDVFLKMMRNED; via the coding sequence ATGGATCTACAGAAGATACGCAACTTTTCTATTATTGCCCACATCGACCACGGTAAATCAACCTTGGCCGATCGAATGCTTGAAATCACCAATACTATCGAGAAGCGAAAAATGCAGGAACAAGTGCTCGATAGCATGGAGCTTGAACGTGAGCGAGGTATCACTATCAAGATGCAGCCTGTGCGAATGAAGTTTAAGCCTACGGGAAGTAACGAAGAGTACACGCTTAATCTTATCGATACCCCAGGTCATATCGACTTCTCATACGAAGTGTCACGTGCATTGAAAGCGGTAGAAGGATCTATCTTGCTTGTTGATGCAACTCAGGGTGTTCAGGCTCAAACACTTACCACACTTGGTATGGCTCGTGATTTGGGACTCAAAATTATTCCAGTGTTGTCAAAAATTGATTCTCCTTTGGCACGTACTGCAGATGTAAAAGAAGAAATTTCACGTGTACTCAATGTAAGTCCTGAAGAAATCTTGGAGTGTTCGGGAAAGACTGGCGAAGGTGTGCAGGCGCTTTTAGATGAGGTAATAAAAAGAGTACCACCGCCAAAACCAGAATATGTAGATACACTTGGCTGCCGAGCACTTGTGTTTGATTTTAAGTATTCTAATCACCGAGGAGTAATCGTGTATGTGCGAGTTATTGACGGAGGTATTAGAAAAAATGATGGCCTTGTTTTCACGATCGCTGATCGAAAATTTACAGCTCTTGAAGTTGGTATTTTTACTCCAGCAGAAACTCCACGAGAACTTTTAGGGGCAGGGGAAATTGGCTACATTGTTACGGGAATTAAAGAGCCAGGCGTGGCATCAGTGGGAGATACTATTTCATCACAAAAGCATCCATTACCTGCGCTTGGAGGATACATGAATCCACGACCTGTGGTATGGGCATCGCTCTATCCTGAAAGTCAGGATGATTTTCCCGAATTAAAACTTGCCCTTGGACGGCTCAAGCTTTCTGACTCTTCATTAACCTATGAAGAAGAAACTTCAGGAACATTGGGACGAGGATTCCGTTGTGGATTCTTGGGTATGCTTCACTTGGAAATCATTACCGAACGACTACGAAGAGAATTTGATCTTAATCTTATTGTTACATCTCCATCTATTACGTATGAAGTAAAGCTTCAGTCTGGTAAAGATGTGATTATTTATTCTCCAGTGTATTTTCCCGATGATAGTGAGATAGAACTTGTGCGTGAACCGTGGGTAGCAATGAAGATTATTGTGCCAGGAGATTACATTGGTCCTACTATGCAGCTTTTGTTTGAACACGAAGCAGAAATTGGCGAGACAGAAACATTTGGAGATGATCGAACAGCAATCAATTCTTTGATGCCATTGCGAGAACTTATGCGGGGATTCTTTGATGAAATGAAAAGTGTGTCTTCTGGCTATGCTTCTATTTCATACGAGATTACAGAAATGCGAGATGCCGATGTAACTAGACTAGATATTCTTGTTGCTGATGAAGTCGTAGCCGCATTCTCACGAGTAGTATCACGTCGACGAGTTGAAGAAGAAGCAATTAAAGCTGTTACTCGGCTCCATAGTGTCCTCCCACGTCAAATGTTTACTACTAAGATCCAAGGTAAGGCTTTGGGTAGAATTATCTCTTCTGAGACGCTTTCAGCCCTTAAAAAGGATGTTACCCAGCATATGTATGGAGGAGATATTACTCGAAAGATGAAACTTCGAGAAAAGCAGAAAAAGGGTAAGAAAAAGATGCTTGAACGTGGCCGGGGTAACGTAAATATTCCTCAAGATGTGTTCTTGAAGATGATGCGAAACGAAGACTAG
- the murJ gene encoding murein biosynthesis integral membrane protein MurJ, with product MVRKVINFLNKEIGGLHEAAYLLGFFAILSQILALIRDRLLAHSFGAGTTLDLYYAAFRIPDFLFVSIASVVSISVLIPFLMERLDKGEKEAKEFIDAIFTVFFFVIGSVAIVAFILTPWLLRLLFPVFTDDFPLLVTMTRIMLLSPIFLGFSNFLASITQIYKRFFIYALSPVVYNIGIIVGIVFFYPLFGVAGLAWGVGLGAFLHFFIQVPFVYQKALFPRLNLAAQFSIIKKVVIVSLPRTLTISSNEIAKLFLISIAATVGGGAIALFNFSWNLQSVPLSIIGVSYSLAAFPILARLHTSGNREKFLEQMITSSKHIIFWSVPIMVLFIVLRAQIVRVILGSGNFDWSDTRLTAAGLALFTLSLIPQGITLLFVRAFYSRGDTKKPLFMNFFSAFLIIACSYMLMRVFNEVSIFRYFIETILRVEDIPGSAVLMLPLGFTIGATINMILHWISFEREFRGYSKDVLRTLFQSLGAAIIMGAVTHQFLNVFAIVFDINTFAGIFFQGFISGILGIFVGITLLLLLRSKELTDIALTLKRRIWKAKIIPTDTIQS from the coding sequence ATGGTACGAAAAGTAATTAATTTTCTGAATAAAGAAATAGGCGGCCTCCATGAGGCTGCTTATTTGCTTGGATTTTTTGCCATCCTTTCGCAGATTCTTGCCTTAATTCGTGATAGATTATTGGCTCATTCTTTTGGAGCAGGGACAACGCTCGATCTTTACTATGCTGCATTTAGAATTCCTGACTTCTTGTTTGTATCGATAGCCTCAGTGGTTTCTATCTCTGTGCTTATTCCGTTTTTGATGGAACGATTGGATAAAGGAGAGAAAGAAGCAAAAGAATTTATTGATGCTATCTTTACAGTTTTCTTTTTTGTCATTGGTAGTGTTGCGATTGTTGCATTCATTCTCACTCCTTGGTTGTTAAGATTATTGTTCCCTGTGTTTACTGATGATTTTCCACTTTTGGTCACGATGACGCGGATTATGCTTTTGTCACCAATCTTTTTGGGGTTCTCAAATTTTCTAGCTAGTATTACCCAAATCTACAAACGCTTCTTTATCTATGCCTTAAGTCCAGTTGTTTATAACATTGGTATTATTGTCGGCATAGTATTCTTTTATCCATTATTTGGAGTTGCAGGGCTTGCATGGGGAGTGGGACTTGGAGCATTTCTTCACTTCTTTATTCAAGTACCGTTTGTGTATCAGAAAGCACTTTTCCCACGCTTAAACTTAGCTGCACAGTTTTCAATTATTAAAAAAGTAGTGATAGTTTCTTTACCTCGAACACTCACTATCTCTTCTAATGAAATTGCAAAACTCTTTTTGATTTCTATTGCCGCTACTGTAGGAGGTGGTGCAATTGCACTATTCAATTTTTCATGGAATCTTCAGTCCGTACCACTTTCTATTATTGGTGTGAGTTATTCTTTAGCGGCATTTCCAATTCTTGCTCGGCTTCATACCTCAGGCAATAGAGAGAAATTCTTAGAGCAGATGATTACCTCATCAAAACACATCATCTTTTGGTCGGTACCTATTATGGTTTTATTCATTGTGCTGCGAGCCCAGATTGTTCGAGTAATTTTGGGTTCAGGAAATTTTGATTGGTCTGATACACGGCTTACTGCAGCAGGGCTTGCTCTGTTTACACTTTCGCTTATTCCACAGGGTATCACACTGCTTTTTGTACGTGCGTTTTATTCGCGAGGTGATACTAAAAAGCCTCTCTTCATGAACTTCTTTTCAGCATTTCTTATAATTGCTTGTTCATATATGCTTATGAGAGTATTTAATGAAGTAAGCATTTTTAGATACTTCATTGAGACTATTTTGCGAGTTGAAGATATTCCAGGCTCTGCTGTGCTTATGCTACCACTTGGATTTACCATTGGAGCTACTATCAATATGATATTGCACTGGATATCGTTTGAAAGGGAATTTAGAGGCTATTCAAAGGATGTTCTCCGCACGCTCTTTCAGTCATTAGGAGCAGCAATCATAATGGGAGCAGTAACTCACCAGTTTTTGAATGTGTTTGCTATAGTTTTTGATATTAATACCTTTGCGGGAATATTCTTCCAAGGATTTATATCTGGAATACTCGGAATATTTGTGGGAATTACACTTTTATTACTCCTTCGAAGCAAAGAATTAACCGATATTGCACTCACCCTCAAACGAAGAATCTGGAAGGCAAAAATCATTCCAACAGATACGATTCAATCTTAG
- a CDS encoding tetratricopeptide repeat protein, with the protein MENHTHSPKELLADKIAHWSILLVIFLAPIFFIPSVYVPFQFSKVALLFIGIVVSVCVCTIARLKDGIIKAPTHPLFISLAVVPVAYAVSALLSPAKTVSLIGQGFEIGSLLFIAALVFFALAVSYFFSTKQKVVYSYFAFIATIPVVALFQFIRLLFGPNILTLSAFAGPTSTLLGGWNDLGIYFGLAALFSFITLELLKLEKWMKIVIGTILGISLFFLSVISFSVVWYILAGFALIFFVYNFSFNRAHMHAESPLQSDDSKRTVPVVSLIVLIISVFFILLQGNLYRSLPIFNRLVVDNVEVRPSLQATWEIAKQTLKRDPLFGAGPNRFSAEWLTSKPDVINSTVFWGTDFNYGIGLIPTFLVTTGIIGFLSWIVFLVLFLYMGFKALFTRTVDIFSRFILVSSFILSLYLWIFLFFYVPSAPLLILTFFFTGVFMASLVEAGLVKTRAFNFVKDPRTSFASVLVFIVLIIGLIISTYAVGRRFIASVYYNKALVEANINANVEASEQNLVRALQLSDNDLYYRTLTDLNLIKINILLSRKDISQEVMQNQFRAHLAGAQGAAQSAVNNDPSNYQNWLSLGKVYESVVPFNIEGAYAEAQKAYMEAKRLNPKSPSILLVVARLDVAQKDIAKAKAEITEALRLKPDYTDAIFLLSQIQINEGDLPSAIKSVENAAYLNPTNSGVYFQLGLLRYENKDYTGSVGAFEQAITLTPDYANAKYFLGLSYSKLGKNPEAIKQFQELKQSNPDNKEIDLILTNLTAAKDPFAGVQPPLDNAPEDRSRPPLKDDTAAEETEDR; encoded by the coding sequence ATGGAAAATCATACACACTCACCAAAAGAACTTTTGGCTGACAAAATCGCGCATTGGTCAATATTATTAGTAATTTTTCTGGCACCAATATTTTTTATTCCTTCTGTGTATGTGCCGTTTCAGTTCTCAAAAGTAGCACTTCTTTTTATTGGAATTGTTGTAAGTGTGTGTGTATGTACTATTGCTCGTTTGAAAGATGGAATTATTAAAGCTCCTACTCATCCATTATTTATTTCTCTTGCAGTTGTGCCAGTTGCATATGCAGTATCTGCATTATTATCTCCAGCAAAAACCGTCTCACTCATAGGACAGGGATTTGAAATAGGTAGCTTACTATTTATTGCAGCTCTCGTATTCTTTGCACTTGCTGTTTCATATTTCTTTAGCACAAAGCAAAAGGTTGTATACTCATACTTTGCGTTTATTGCCACAATTCCAGTTGTGGCGCTCTTTCAGTTTATCCGTCTATTATTTGGACCTAATATACTCACATTAAGTGCATTTGCAGGCCCTACATCGACATTGCTTGGAGGATGGAATGACTTGGGGATCTATTTTGGTCTAGCTGCGCTCTTTTCATTCATTACACTTGAACTATTAAAACTTGAAAAGTGGATGAAAATAGTAATTGGAACAATACTTGGAATTTCACTATTTTTCTTGAGTGTGATTAGTTTCAGTGTTGTTTGGTACATCCTTGCTGGCTTTGCTCTTATTTTCTTTGTATATAACTTCTCATTCAATCGTGCGCATATGCATGCTGAGTCGCCACTACAGTCTGATGACTCAAAGCGAACTGTACCTGTTGTATCTCTTATTGTATTAATAATCTCAGTGTTTTTTATTCTCCTCCAAGGAAACTTATATCGATCACTACCTATATTTAACCGATTGGTAGTTGATAATGTAGAAGTACGACCTTCATTACAAGCTACATGGGAGATTGCAAAACAGACTCTCAAACGTGATCCATTGTTTGGAGCTGGCCCAAATCGATTTTCAGCAGAGTGGCTTACCTCAAAACCTGATGTCATAAACAGTACTGTATTTTGGGGAACTGATTTCAATTACGGCATAGGTCTTATCCCTACGTTTCTTGTTACAACTGGAATTATAGGGTTTCTTTCGTGGATAGTATTTCTCGTGCTGTTTCTCTACATGGGCTTTAAAGCGCTGTTTACTCGAACTGTAGATATATTCTCACGATTTATTCTTGTTTCATCATTTATTCTCTCACTGTATTTGTGGATCTTCCTGTTCTTCTATGTTCCATCGGCTCCCTTACTTATTCTCACGTTCTTTTTCACTGGAGTATTTATGGCATCTCTCGTTGAAGCGGGACTTGTAAAAACACGAGCCTTCAATTTTGTAAAAGATCCACGAACAAGTTTTGCATCGGTACTTGTGTTTATTGTTCTAATTATTGGACTTATTATTTCTACCTATGCAGTAGGTCGCCGATTTATTGCATCAGTGTATTACAATAAGGCCCTCGTAGAAGCAAATATAAATGCCAATGTTGAAGCTTCTGAGCAAAATTTGGTACGTGCGCTTCAGCTTAGTGATAACGATCTCTACTACCGAACTCTTACTGACCTCAATCTCATTAAAATAAATATACTTCTTTCACGTAAAGATATTTCTCAGGAGGTTATGCAAAATCAGTTTAGAGCGCATCTCGCTGGAGCTCAAGGTGCAGCACAAAGTGCAGTAAATAATGATCCAAGTAATTATCAAAACTGGTTGAGTTTGGGTAAAGTATATGAATCTGTTGTTCCTTTCAATATTGAAGGAGCATATGCAGAAGCTCAGAAAGCCTACATGGAAGCCAAGCGACTCAATCCCAAGAGTCCGTCAATCTTATTGGTTGTAGCTCGACTTGATGTTGCACAAAAGGATATTGCAAAAGCGAAAGCAGAAATTACTGAGGCTCTACGATTGAAGCCAGATTATACTGACGCAATATTCTTGCTCTCACAAATTCAGATTAATGAGGGAGATCTACCAAGCGCAATCAAATCTGTAGAAAATGCTGCATACTTGAATCCTACAAATTCAGGTGTATACTTCCAACTTGGGCTCTTACGATATGAGAATAAAGACTATACTGGTTCAGTAGGAGCATTTGAACAAGCAATTACGCTGACTCCAGATTATGCCAATGCAAAATACTTCTTAGGTCTTTCTTATAGTAAATTAGGAAAGAATCCTGAAGCTATCAAGCAATTCCAGGAGCTAAAGCAATCAAATCCTGATAACAAAGAAATAGATCTTATTCTTACAAATCTAACAGCAGCAAAGGATCCATTTGCCGGAGTACAACCTCCACTTGATAATGCTCCTGAAGATCGTTCACGACCACCGTTAAAAGATGATACAGCAGCTGAAGAAACAGAAGATCGATAG
- the gatB gene encoding Asp-tRNA(Asn)/Glu-tRNA(Gln) amidotransferase subunit GatB has protein sequence MKTYTATIGLEIHAELATATKMFCNSKNDPDEKRPNVNICPVCMGHPGTLPVINKQAVKNVLKVGLALGGDLADFTEFDRKNYFYPDIPKGYQISQYKYPLVSGGSLKGFKITRVHLEEDTGTSQHETGDYSLVNYNRAGVPLMELVTEPVIHSGEEAVAFAKELQLLLRYLGVAEANMEKGEMRVEANISISDDPTKFGTKVEVKNLNSFRTVEKAINYEIARHQEVLESGGTIVQETRGWNEAKQSTYSQRQKEDSHDYRYFPDPDLPKLKISEIPEFAKAELQKELGELPWDKRTRYQKEFELRDDDIEVYITQPEWGVYFESLIKHLNADKKLIKLASNYISSDLLGMVRKEPEFWAQKPIAENDFAELIKMVGENKVNSRVAKDLLALMYKEGGSPMAIAEKNDLLQKNDEGALKAIMQKLVDDNPKVVADYKAGKEAALMFFVGQGMKATKGSANPELLKGVVKGIIG, from the coding sequence ATGAAGACCTACACCGCCACAATTGGGCTTGAAATCCACGCTGAGCTCGCTACTGCGACAAAGATGTTCTGTAACTCAAAGAACGATCCAGATGAAAAGCGACCTAACGTAAATATTTGTCCTGTATGTATGGGACATCCAGGAACATTACCTGTTATCAATAAGCAGGCAGTTAAGAATGTATTAAAAGTGGGATTGGCACTTGGTGGTGACTTGGCTGACTTTACTGAATTTGATCGAAAGAATTATTTTTATCCAGATATTCCAAAGGGGTATCAAATATCTCAGTATAAGTATCCACTCGTTTCTGGAGGATCACTTAAGGGATTCAAAATTACGCGAGTCCATTTAGAAGAAGATACAGGAACATCACAGCATGAAACTGGTGATTATTCTCTGGTGAATTACAACCGAGCAGGTGTGCCATTGATGGAGCTTGTAACCGAACCAGTAATTCACTCAGGTGAAGAGGCTGTTGCTTTTGCAAAAGAATTACAATTGCTTCTAAGATATCTAGGTGTTGCAGAAGCAAACATGGAAAAAGGCGAAATGCGTGTGGAAGCAAACATTTCTATCTCTGATGATCCTACAAAATTTGGTACAAAAGTTGAAGTCAAAAATCTCAACTCTTTTAGAACTGTAGAGAAAGCTATCAACTATGAAATAGCTCGACATCAAGAAGTATTGGAAAGTGGAGGAACAATTGTGCAGGAAACTCGTGGCTGGAATGAAGCAAAGCAGAGTACGTATTCGCAGCGCCAGAAAGAAGATTCTCATGATTACCGATATTTCCCAGATCCCGATCTACCAAAGCTAAAAATCAGTGAAATTCCTGAATTTGCTAAAGCAGAACTTCAGAAAGAACTTGGTGAATTACCATGGGATAAGCGAACTCGCTATCAAAAAGAATTTGAACTTCGAGATGATGATATTGAAGTGTACATTACTCAACCAGAATGGGGAGTTTATTTTGAATCGCTCATAAAGCATCTAAACGCAGATAAAAAGCTAATTAAGCTTGCCTCAAACTATATTAGTTCTGATCTTTTAGGAATGGTTCGTAAAGAACCGGAGTTCTGGGCACAAAAACCGATTGCTGAAAACGATTTTGCTGAACTCATAAAAATGGTTGGTGAAAATAAAGTGAACTCACGTGTGGCAAAAGATTTGCTTGCGCTCATGTATAAAGAGGGTGGATCTCCAATGGCAATTGCTGAAAAGAATGATTTGCTTCAGAAAAACGATGAGGGTGCACTAAAAGCAATTATGCAAAAACTTGTAGATGACAATCCAAAAGTGGTTGCTGATTATAAAGCTGGAAAAGAAGCTGCACTTATGTTTTTTGTAGGACAGGGAATGAAAGCAACAAAGGGTTCTGCAAATCCTGAACTTTTGAAGGGAGTAGTAAAAGGAATCATTGGATAA
- the obgE gene encoding GTPase ObgE, translating to MAALIDELEFYAKAGRGGDGVVRWLHEKSKEFSGASGGNGGKGGDVYIRAVRDIQLLSKHKHTKEFLAERGEAGQKNSRHGKNGEALYIDLPLGSIVKNLDNGKVFNLLKEGQEILVLKGGRGGLGNEHFKASTNTSPTEWTPGKDGEDAHFFIELELVADAGLVGQPNAGKSSLLNELTNARSKVGNYAFTTLDPALGNMEGFILADIPGLIEGASEGKGLGVKFLRHIKRTKMLFHCVSLENEDIIEIYTTVRKELEKFSKDLADKPELIILTKTDTVDEKTLKAKIKEISKLNKNVLTVTAYDDAVVKSLKDDLVKILRGV from the coding sequence ATGGCCGCATTAATTGATGAATTAGAGTTTTACGCCAAAGCTGGTCGTGGAGGCGACGGTGTTGTTCGTTGGCTTCATGAAAAGTCAAAAGAGTTTTCAGGTGCATCAGGAGGCAACGGAGGAAAAGGAGGGGATGTTTACATTCGAGCTGTTCGAGATATTCAGCTCCTTTCAAAACATAAGCACACAAAAGAATTTTTGGCAGAACGAGGGGAAGCGGGACAGAAAAATAGTCGTCATGGCAAAAACGGAGAAGCTCTCTACATTGATTTACCACTAGGTTCTATTGTTAAAAATCTTGATAACGGCAAAGTATTTAATCTCCTTAAAGAGGGTCAGGAAATTTTGGTATTAAAGGGAGGGCGTGGAGGTTTGGGTAACGAACATTTTAAAGCTTCTACCAACACATCACCTACAGAATGGACTCCAGGTAAAGATGGAGAAGATGCTCATTTCTTTATAGAGCTTGAGCTCGTTGCAGATGCCGGACTTGTTGGTCAGCCAAACGCTGGTAAATCAAGTCTACTCAATGAATTGACCAATGCTCGATCTAAGGTGGGTAACTACGCTTTCACAACGCTTGATCCAGCTCTTGGAAATATGGAAGGATTTATTCTTGCTGATATTCCAGGACTTATTGAAGGTGCCTCAGAAGGTAAGGGACTTGGCGTGAAGTTTTTGCGACATATTAAGCGCACGAAGATGCTCTTTCATTGCGTGTCATTGGAAAACGAAGATATTATAGAGATCTATACAACCGTACGAAAAGAGCTGGAAAAATTCAGTAAAGATTTGGCAGATAAGCCAGAGCTTATTATTCTCACAAAGACTGACACTGTGGATGAGAAAACACTTAAAGCAAAGATCAAAGAGATTTCAAAACTAAATAAAAATGTACTGACAGTGACTGCGTATGATGATGCTGTTGTTAAATCACTCAAAGATGATCTTGTGAAGATTTTGAGAGGTGTATAA